Proteins co-encoded in one Rhodococcus sp. PAMC28707 genomic window:
- a CDS encoding helicase-associated domain-containing protein: protein MTDTAVPPDLAAWLSSRTDNELVSILTLRPDLTVPPPTTIGVLAGRAEQRASILRCADALDTLALTILEILALEGAHEMPVDRERLDAAVGKRATTKAVDKALGFLRERALIWGTGSIRMPPAARDAVPWRIGRLLDPTDDLTPERITDALARIGEGERTLLMTLARSSPTGRTRDAAPGTSEDRPVQKLLRAGLLIWLDEQTVELPQQVGQALRGEPIFDPTSLTPPKRASIKYPLTDVNAAAAGEALELIRHCALIIEALSITPAPALKAGGLGVREVKRITKATGLDEHRVSLLLEVLAAASLITSGTPDPLPPNDSGEDYWGPTPAVEPWTTATPASRWHTLAAAWLDVQRAPWLIGMRDPNDKPVAALSEEVRSPAAPRDRRTILEFLAELGPGNAIAEGEVSRGLAWRRPRAMSRYALRPVSKMIGEATAMGIVARGALSTPGKALLHGGDAEAAMRAALPEPIDYVLIQADLTLVAPGPLEPDLEHRIELVADVESAGAATVYRITENSLRRALDVGMSAAELHALFAAHSRTPVPQGLTYLIDDVARRHGRLRAGVAASFVRCEDPALLAEVLTSAAAEQLALRALAPTVAISQAPLNEVMRALDAAGFAPAGEDANGIILDLRSRGARIPLHRVRSAFRAPAIATDEQLTRLVSELRAGDRASRAGGRPVLADGTRATGSATMALLHTALKARRSVSIGYVDAQGVASQRIVDPVNVGGGQLDAYVSATGEVRRFTLHRITSVALID from the coding sequence ATGACCGATACTGCAGTGCCTCCAGACCTCGCAGCGTGGCTTTCTTCACGGACCGATAACGAGCTCGTCAGCATCCTCACGCTGCGACCCGACCTCACCGTGCCACCACCGACGACCATCGGCGTACTCGCCGGACGGGCCGAACAGCGTGCCTCGATCCTGCGCTGCGCTGACGCACTCGACACGTTGGCGCTGACGATTCTGGAGATCCTTGCGCTCGAGGGCGCCCACGAAATGCCGGTCGACCGCGAGCGACTCGATGCTGCTGTCGGCAAGCGAGCCACGACCAAGGCCGTCGACAAAGCCCTCGGATTTCTGCGAGAACGAGCACTCATCTGGGGAACGGGCTCGATTCGGATGCCGCCGGCGGCGCGGGATGCGGTCCCGTGGCGAATCGGGCGACTACTCGACCCGACCGACGACCTCACCCCCGAGCGAATCACCGACGCGCTCGCTCGAATTGGGGAAGGTGAACGCACCCTGCTCATGACACTGGCTCGTTCATCACCGACTGGACGTACCAGGGATGCTGCACCGGGCACGTCCGAGGATCGTCCGGTGCAGAAGCTACTGCGCGCCGGGCTGCTGATCTGGCTCGACGAACAGACTGTAGAACTCCCTCAGCAGGTTGGCCAGGCCCTACGCGGCGAGCCGATTTTCGATCCGACGTCGCTGACGCCGCCGAAGCGCGCCAGCATCAAATACCCCCTCACCGACGTCAATGCTGCCGCAGCGGGTGAGGCCCTGGAACTGATTCGGCATTGTGCCCTCATCATCGAAGCACTGTCGATCACGCCCGCCCCCGCGCTCAAAGCCGGTGGCCTGGGCGTACGTGAAGTCAAGCGCATCACCAAGGCAACCGGGCTCGACGAACACCGCGTCAGCCTGCTTTTGGAAGTGCTGGCAGCTGCATCGCTCATCACCAGCGGAACCCCCGATCCGCTGCCACCCAACGATTCGGGCGAGGACTACTGGGGTCCGACCCCAGCCGTCGAACCGTGGACCACCGCGACTCCGGCATCCCGATGGCATACCCTCGCCGCGGCATGGCTGGATGTACAACGTGCGCCCTGGCTGATCGGGATGCGTGACCCCAACGACAAACCGGTTGCCGCGTTGTCCGAAGAAGTGCGCTCCCCTGCTGCTCCTCGCGACCGTCGAACGATTCTCGAGTTCCTTGCCGAACTGGGCCCGGGCAATGCCATCGCCGAAGGCGAGGTCTCGCGCGGCCTCGCCTGGCGTCGACCACGTGCAATGTCGCGATACGCGCTTCGGCCGGTATCGAAGATGATCGGCGAGGCGACGGCTATGGGCATCGTCGCCCGCGGAGCGCTGTCGACGCCGGGTAAGGCGCTCCTGCACGGCGGCGACGCCGAGGCCGCAATGCGTGCTGCGCTGCCCGAACCGATCGATTACGTCCTGATTCAGGCCGACCTCACGCTCGTCGCGCCCGGTCCCCTCGAGCCCGATCTCGAGCATAGGATCGAACTCGTCGCCGATGTCGAATCCGCGGGTGCTGCGACGGTCTATCGGATCACCGAGAACTCCCTTCGCCGGGCGCTCGACGTCGGAATGAGTGCGGCCGAGCTGCACGCATTGTTCGCCGCGCACTCCCGTACGCCGGTCCCCCAGGGATTGACCTACCTGATCGACGACGTCGCCCGCCGTCACGGCCGACTACGCGCGGGGGTCGCTGCGTCGTTCGTGCGATGTGAAGATCCGGCCCTGCTTGCCGAGGTACTGACCTCTGCTGCTGCCGAACAGCTCGCGCTACGCGCGCTCGCACCGACGGTCGCGATCTCCCAGGCGCCGCTCAACGAAGTCATGAGGGCGCTCGACGCGGCAGGTTTTGCACCTGCAGGTGAGGACGCCAACGGCATCATTCTCGATCTGCGCTCGCGCGGCGCCCGGATTCCGCTACACCGAGTTCGCTCTGCTTTCAGGGCGCCTGCCATCGCCACCGACGAGCAGCTCACCCGTCTCGTCTCGGAACTACGCGCCGGCGATCGTGCATCTCGTGCGGGTGGGCGCCCAGTCCTTGCCGATGGGACGCGCGCCACCGGATCGGCGACGATGGCGTTGCTCCACACCGCGCTGAAAGCTCGGCGAAGTGTCTCGATCGGGTATGTCGACGCGCAGGGGGTCGCATCGCAACGCATCGTCGATCCTGTCAATGTCGGCGGCGGCCAGCTCGACGCATATGTGTCGGCAACCGGTGAGGTCCGCCGGTTCACCTTGCACCGCATCACCTCGGTCGCACTGATCGACTAG
- a CDS encoding DNA repair helicase XPB: MTDGPLIVQSDKTLLLEVDHELAGAARAAIAPFAELERAPEHIHTYRITPLALWNARAAGHDAEQVVDALVNFSRYAVPQPLLVDIVDTMARYGRLQLVKSPVHGLSLISLDRAVLTEVMRHKKIAPMLGAMVDEDTVLVHPSERGHLKQLLLKIGWPAEDLAGYVDGEAHPIELDTEGGKWTLRDYQAMAADSFWAGGSGVVVLPCGAGKTMVGAAAMAKAKATTLILVTNTVAGRQWKRELIARTSLTEEEIGEYSGERKEIRPVTIATYQVITRRTKGEYKHLELFDSRDWGLVIYDEVHLLPAPVFRMTADLQSRRRLGLTATLVREDGREGDVFSLIGPKRYDAPWKDIEAQGWIAPAECIEVRVTLTDAERMAYAVAEPEERYKLCSTAHTKVAVVKSILAKHEGAPTLVIGAYLDQLNELGEALNAPVIQGSTKNKEREVLFDAFRKGEIPTLVVSKVANFSIDLPEASVAVQVSGTFGSRQEEAQRLGRLLRPKHDGGQAHFYSVVSRDTLDAEYAAHRQRFLAEQGYAYRITDADDLLGPAI; encoded by the coding sequence GTGACCGACGGCCCCCTGATCGTCCAGTCCGACAAAACCCTGTTGCTCGAGGTCGATCACGAGCTCGCAGGTGCCGCTCGCGCCGCCATTGCTCCGTTCGCCGAACTCGAACGTGCTCCCGAACATATTCACACGTATCGGATCACTCCGCTTGCTCTGTGGAACGCGCGAGCCGCGGGCCATGATGCCGAACAGGTCGTCGACGCGCTCGTCAACTTCTCGCGTTACGCCGTTCCGCAGCCTTTGCTCGTCGACATCGTCGACACGATGGCGCGTTACGGCCGGTTGCAGTTGGTGAAGAGTCCGGTCCACGGGCTTTCACTGATCAGCCTGGATCGCGCTGTGTTGACCGAGGTCATGCGGCACAAGAAGATCGCTCCGATGCTCGGTGCAATGGTCGACGAGGACACCGTTCTCGTCCATCCGAGCGAGCGTGGCCACCTCAAACAGCTGCTGCTGAAGATCGGCTGGCCCGCGGAGGACTTGGCCGGTTATGTCGACGGCGAGGCGCATCCCATAGAACTCGACACCGAGGGCGGTAAGTGGACGCTGCGCGATTATCAGGCGATGGCCGCTGATTCGTTCTGGGCCGGTGGCTCCGGCGTCGTAGTACTTCCGTGTGGTGCGGGTAAGACGATGGTGGGCGCAGCCGCGATGGCCAAAGCCAAGGCGACGACGCTCATTCTCGTCACCAATACCGTCGCCGGCCGTCAGTGGAAGCGTGAGCTGATCGCTCGTACTTCGCTCACCGAGGAAGAGATCGGTGAGTACTCCGGCGAGCGCAAGGAGATTCGCCCTGTGACGATCGCCACCTACCAGGTGATCACGCGTCGCACCAAGGGTGAGTACAAACACCTCGAACTGTTCGATTCCCGTGACTGGGGTTTGGTGATCTACGACGAGGTCCACCTGCTACCCGCGCCGGTGTTCCGGATGACGGCAGATCTGCAATCACGTCGCCGCCTCGGGTTGACCGCAACGCTGGTGCGCGAGGACGGCCGCGAGGGCGACGTCTTCTCGCTCATCGGGCCGAAGAGGTACGACGCTCCGTGGAAGGACATCGAGGCACAGGGGTGGATCGCACCCGCCGAGTGCATCGAGGTCCGGGTGACGCTGACCGACGCCGAGCGCATGGCGTATGCGGTTGCCGAGCCCGAGGAACGGTACAAACTCTGTTCGACGGCCCACACCAAGGTGGCGGTCGTGAAGTCGATCCTCGCCAAGCACGAAGGTGCGCCGACCCTGGTGATCGGCGCCTACCTGGATCAGTTGAACGAGCTCGGCGAGGCACTGAACGCGCCGGTGATTCAAGGTTCGACGAAGAACAAGGAACGCGAGGTGCTGTTCGATGCCTTCCGAAAGGGCGAGATCCCGACCCTCGTGGTGAGCAAGGTCGCGAACTTCTCCATCGATCTACCGGAAGCCTCTGTGGCAGTTCAGGTTTCCGGAACTTTCGGCTCACGTCAGGAGGAAGCACAGCGACTCGGACGTCTGCTGCGTCCGAAGCACGATGGCGGTCAGGCGCACTTCTACTCCGTCGTTTCACGGGATACGCTCGACGCCGAATATGCAGCACACCGGCAACGATTCCTGGCCGAGCAGGGTTATGCGTACCGAATCACCGACGCGGACGACTTGCTCGGTCCTGCCATCTGA
- a CDS encoding DUF3239 domain-containing protein has product MRRFQFPVDVAHAASVNETMADVRRLRVSAIVTSVVLIAVAAWFFWMAHPWSYILGAVFLIAAATSLWVTVWAPRKVGAVEDLYAKGQLIPAVIAETRPRGVTILALLDIAKPDAQARHYVLVTRSIRALPGHELVEGELVPSIAVLADRTTNTTGDTWQMVSPMPIAWGTTDASVIERATAEITEPEWSLLLANIGLSEKVRAADNQQLLVDPHDLPEDLR; this is encoded by the coding sequence GTGCGCCGTTTCCAGTTCCCTGTCGATGTAGCCCATGCCGCGTCGGTGAACGAGACGATGGCAGATGTTCGCAGGCTCAGAGTGTCTGCGATCGTCACGTCCGTCGTGTTGATTGCCGTCGCGGCATGGTTCTTCTGGATGGCTCATCCGTGGTCGTACATCCTGGGTGCGGTGTTTCTCATCGCTGCAGCGACCTCGCTGTGGGTCACGGTATGGGCACCTCGCAAGGTGGGCGCAGTCGAGGACCTCTACGCGAAGGGGCAGCTGATTCCGGCTGTCATCGCCGAGACCCGTCCGCGGGGGGTCACCATTCTCGCTCTGCTGGACATCGCGAAGCCCGACGCCCAGGCACGGCACTATGTGCTCGTGACCAGGAGTATTCGCGCCCTACCCGGCCATGAACTGGTCGAAGGGGAACTGGTTCCGTCGATCGCGGTGCTTGCCGACCGGACCACGAACACCACCGGTGACACCTGGCAGATGGTCTCCCCCATGCCCATTGCCTGGGGAACCACCGACGCGTCCGTCATCGAGCGAGCCACAGCGGAGATCACCGAACCCGAATGGTCCCTGCTCCTTGCGAACATCGGCCTGTCCGAGAAGGTGCGTGCGGCCGACAATCAGCAGCTGTTGGTCGATCCACACGACCTGCCCGAGGACCTTCGGTAA
- a CDS encoding LLM class flavin-dependent oxidoreductase produces the protein MRDLATAADAGSWESLWVYDHFHTVSEPTEEATHEPWTLMSAIAASTSRIRHGQMCTAMAYRNLPTWPRSPPPSIPISGGRVEMGIGAGWYEQDWRAYGYGFPPPRERLGRLDESVQILRQAWTTGSVTRTSTAT, from the coding sequence ATGCGAGATCTGGCTACGGCAGCCGACGCCGGATCATGGGAATCATTGTGGGTGTACGACCACTTCCACACTGTCTCCGAACCCACCGAGGAAGCCACGCACGAGCCATGGACTCTCATGTCCGCGATCGCTGCGTCGACCTCACGTATCCGGCACGGCCAGATGTGCACTGCGATGGCCTATCGCAACCTGCCTACCTGGCCAAGGTCGCCGCCACCGTCGATCCCCATCTCGGGCGGTCGCGTCGAGATGGGGATCGGTGCCGGTTGGTACGAGCAGGATTGGCGCGCATACGGTTACGGATTCCCGCCACCTCGCGAGCGTTTGGGCCGTCTCGACGAGAGCGTTCAGATTCTTCGGCAGGCCTGGACCACCGGATCGGTGACACGAACTTCGACAGCAACCTAG
- a CDS encoding pyridoxal phosphate-dependent aminotransferase has translation MPAEHRSRTVERLRPFASTIFAEMTALAVASDAVNLGQGFPDTDGPASMLAAAQDAIAGGLNQYAPGSGMPVLREAIAADRSRRYGIDYDPSCEVLVTVGATEGIAASILGLVEPGEEVLLIEPFYDSYAAAIALAGARRSSVPLVADGTGFAVDLDALERAIGVNTRLLVVNSPHNPTGMVSTRDELVRIAEIACEHDLLVLTDEVYERLVFEDSEHVPIASLPGMFERTVTVSSAAKTFNATGWKTGWALGPAELIDAVRSAKQFLTFVGGTPFQPAVAHALTHEGAWVDQLRDSLHAKRNVLSTALTKAGLEVKSSSGTYFVCADVAPLGETDALKFCRTLPARIGVAAVPVTAFVDHAEPWKTLVRFAFCKKDDVLAEASDRLLRL, from the coding sequence ATGCCCGCGGAGCACCGAAGTCGAACTGTCGAGCGTCTACGCCCCTTCGCGTCGACGATCTTCGCGGAGATGACAGCACTCGCCGTGGCGAGCGACGCGGTCAATCTGGGTCAAGGATTTCCCGACACCGACGGGCCGGCGTCAATGCTCGCGGCCGCGCAGGACGCTATAGCCGGCGGCCTGAATCAATATGCGCCAGGGTCGGGTATGCCGGTCCTTCGCGAGGCTATCGCCGCCGATCGCTCTCGCCGCTACGGCATCGACTACGACCCGTCCTGCGAGGTTCTCGTCACCGTCGGTGCCACCGAAGGTATTGCCGCGTCGATCCTCGGGCTCGTCGAGCCCGGTGAAGAGGTCTTGCTGATCGAGCCCTTCTACGACTCGTATGCTGCCGCGATCGCGTTGGCCGGCGCCCGTCGGTCCTCGGTCCCTCTCGTCGCCGATGGAACCGGTTTCGCCGTGGACCTCGATGCGCTCGAACGTGCGATCGGGGTGAACACCAGACTTCTCGTGGTCAATTCCCCGCACAATCCGACGGGGATGGTGTCGACTCGTGACGAGCTCGTCCGTATCGCCGAGATCGCTTGCGAGCACGACTTGCTCGTCCTGACCGACGAGGTCTACGAACGCCTGGTCTTCGAGGATTCCGAGCATGTACCCATTGCATCGTTACCCGGCATGTTCGAGCGAACCGTCACCGTCTCCAGTGCCGCAAAGACCTTCAACGCAACCGGTTGGAAGACCGGCTGGGCACTGGGCCCAGCCGAACTCATCGATGCCGTGCGCTCGGCCAAGCAGTTTTTGACGTTCGTCGGAGGAACCCCGTTCCAGCCTGCAGTAGCGCACGCGCTCACCCATGAAGGCGCCTGGGTGGACCAACTCCGAGATTCACTGCACGCAAAACGGAACGTACTCTCCACCGCGCTGACCAAAGCTGGTCTGGAGGTGAAGTCCAGTAGCGGAACATATTTCGTCTGTGCCGACGTGGCACCGCTCGGTGAGACCGACGCCCTGAAATTCTGTCGCACACTGCCCGCCAGAATCGGCGTGGCGGCCGTCCCCGTCACTGCGTTCGTCGATCATGCCGAGCCGTGGAAGACTTTGGTGCGCTTCGCCTTCTGCAAAAAAGACGACGTGCTGGCCGAAGCGTCGGACAGACTGCTGAGACTCTGA
- a CDS encoding AraC family transcriptional regulator translates to MTARTIPVAFVVNATALAASSGVDLSYPLSIAGIGPETLKDPRARLTAEQVTLFTQSAWQITGDELFGLASTPMRRGSFRVICQTLIHSPDLASALNRMTETTRVLSGLPPMTITRGESTTRLTMPPVDNTHLPEQARERAGQLLTDFRMLLVHRFAAWLIGGRVKLHSVELPYDMPDAETAKLYDRMFGTRVAFGASVAVLEFDNAAMRAPIVQTEASLTDYLRESPNLLFTARDYDSTASSQVRRALELGLQGRSPCTDEIAAKLTVSTAHLRRLLRQEGTSVNQIREEVLRDAAISGLSRGDSVDDLSHQLGFSEPSAFRRAFKRWTGQTPGAYR, encoded by the coding sequence ATGACCGCCAGAACCATCCCCGTCGCTTTCGTCGTCAATGCCACTGCTCTCGCGGCGAGCAGCGGCGTCGATCTGTCGTATCCACTGTCGATCGCGGGAATCGGGCCGGAAACGTTGAAGGATCCGCGAGCACGACTCACCGCCGAACAGGTCACACTGTTCACTCAGTCCGCATGGCAGATCACCGGTGACGAGCTGTTCGGATTAGCCTCGACGCCCATGCGACGCGGCAGTTTTCGCGTCATCTGCCAGACCCTCATACACAGTCCCGACCTCGCGTCGGCGTTGAACCGGATGACGGAAACCACGCGAGTACTCTCGGGACTTCCGCCCATGACGATCACTCGCGGTGAGAGCACAACGCGATTGACGATGCCGCCGGTGGACAACACTCATCTGCCGGAGCAGGCCAGGGAGCGGGCCGGCCAATTACTGACCGACTTTCGAATGTTGCTGGTACATCGCTTCGCCGCGTGGCTTATCGGTGGTCGGGTGAAGCTGCACTCGGTCGAACTGCCCTACGACATGCCAGACGCAGAAACCGCCAAGCTGTACGACCGAATGTTCGGCACCCGAGTGGCATTCGGCGCATCGGTAGCAGTCCTCGAGTTCGACAATGCCGCGATGCGAGCGCCGATCGTGCAAACCGAGGCGAGCCTGACCGACTATTTGCGCGAGTCACCGAACTTGTTGTTCACTGCACGCGACTACGACAGCACCGCATCATCCCAAGTGCGGCGAGCACTCGAACTGGGGCTTCAGGGCCGCAGTCCATGTACCGACGAGATTGCCGCCAAGCTGACGGTCAGCACCGCGCACCTTCGCCGACTGTTGCGGCAGGAGGGCACGTCGGTGAACCAAATTCGCGAGGAAGTACTACGCGACGCCGCCATCTCGGGGTTGAGTCGCGGAGATTCCGTCGACGATCTTTCTCATCAGCTCGGATTCTCGGAGCCGTCGGCCTTCCGACGGGCGTTCAAGCGGTGGACCGGACAGACGCCGGGCGCGTATCGGTGA
- a CDS encoding VOC family protein has translation MGYEIQVTIDSGNPHEQAAWWAATLGWQVEEQDEKFIREMVDAGHSSEDDTLLFHGRLVWKIGAAIVDPDRPSAPRVLFQWVPESKTVKNRLHFDMRVGEDREAVARSLVEAGASIAFRSQLGPSTWITMTDPEGNEFCLS, from the coding sequence ATGGGATACGAAATTCAAGTCACGATAGACAGCGGCAACCCTCATGAGCAGGCCGCATGGTGGGCTGCGACCCTCGGGTGGCAGGTGGAGGAACAGGACGAGAAGTTCATCAGGGAAATGGTGGACGCCGGTCACTCGAGCGAGGACGACACACTCCTCTTTCACGGTCGGCTCGTCTGGAAGATCGGCGCCGCAATCGTCGATCCCGACCGACCCTCGGCGCCGCGCGTGCTCTTTCAGTGGGTACCGGAGTCGAAAACGGTGAAGAACCGGCTGCATTTCGACATGAGGGTCGGAGAAGACCGCGAGGCTGTGGCGCGAAGCCTCGTCGAGGCCGGGGCATCGATTGCCTTTCGCAGTCAGCTCGGCCCGAGCACGTGGATCACGATGACCGACCCGGAGGGCAACGAGTTCTGCCTCTCCTAG
- a CDS encoding alpha-ketoglutarate-dependent dioxygenase AlkB has translation MSVDLQGSLFTDGDEDFGPLGSSVTRRTLTNGAWVDVRPGWASTTDLFDRLVTDVDWRAERRQMYDRVVEVPRLARFYSEYESWPEARLLEAKSALDAHYRAELGEPFATAGLCYYRDGSDSVAWHGDNLGRSATEDTMVAIVSLGATRQLMLRPRGGGASLKFTLGHGDLIVMGGSCQRTWEHAVPKSNRATGPRVSVQFRPRGVR, from the coding sequence ATGAGCGTGGATCTGCAGGGGTCGCTGTTCACCGACGGCGACGAGGACTTCGGTCCACTCGGGTCCTCGGTTACCCGGCGCACGCTCACAAATGGCGCATGGGTCGATGTCCGCCCCGGATGGGCGAGCACCACGGACTTGTTCGATCGACTCGTCACCGACGTCGACTGGCGTGCCGAGCGACGCCAGATGTACGACCGCGTGGTCGAGGTGCCGCGTTTGGCGCGCTTCTACTCCGAGTACGAAAGCTGGCCCGAGGCACGGTTGCTCGAGGCCAAGTCGGCACTCGATGCGCACTATCGGGCCGAGTTGGGCGAGCCCTTCGCCACCGCCGGACTGTGCTACTACCGGGATGGATCCGATAGCGTCGCCTGGCACGGAGACAACCTCGGCCGCAGCGCCACCGAGGACACGATGGTTGCCATCGTGTCACTCGGTGCCACCCGACAACTGATGCTGCGGCCGCGTGGCGGCGGCGCATCGTTGAAGTTCACGCTCGGCCACGGCGATCTGATCGTCATGGGCGGTTCGTGCCAACGAACATGGGAGCACGCCGTGCCCAAAAGCAATCGTGCCACCGGCCCTCGCGTCAGCGTGCAGTTCCGCCCGCGCGGCGTTCGGTGA
- a CDS encoding 3-deoxy-7-phosphoheptulonate synthase — MTTDIDTIDPALHDSALDERRTISISPLLSPRTVRREHAADDAVAAVVRRGRDGVVDILDGRDDRLIVVVGPCSVHDTTAAMDYARRLAAKATELDDRLHIVMRVYFEKPRTTLGWKGLINDPHLDGSFDINEGLRVGRQLLVDISSLGLPVGCEFLDPITPQYIADLVSYGAIGARTAASQVHRQLCSALSMPVGIKNSTEGDVQVAVDGTRAAASSHVFPGTDLDGHSALIRTVGNPDCHVILRGGTDGPNYDAGTVADTIARLRKSNLPERVVIDASHGNSRKDHNRQVDVVTDVSARLAAGEQGIVGLMLESFIEAGRQDLTLGHANELTYGQSITDACLDWDTTAAQLDALAAAVTERRAGGTAR; from the coding sequence ATGACAACCGACATCGACACCATCGACCCAGCTCTGCACGATTCTGCTCTGGACGAGCGACGGACGATCAGTATCAGTCCGCTTCTGTCTCCTCGGACCGTTCGGCGTGAGCATGCGGCGGACGACGCAGTGGCCGCCGTAGTACGGCGCGGCCGCGACGGCGTCGTCGACATCCTCGACGGACGTGATGACAGGCTGATCGTCGTCGTCGGACCGTGCTCGGTGCACGACACCACCGCGGCGATGGACTACGCCCGGAGATTGGCCGCGAAGGCGACCGAACTCGATGATCGCCTGCACATCGTCATGCGCGTGTATTTCGAGAAGCCGCGGACCACTCTCGGCTGGAAAGGCCTGATCAACGACCCGCATCTCGACGGCAGCTTCGACATCAACGAAGGCCTCCGTGTGGGCCGCCAGTTGCTAGTCGACATCTCGAGTCTCGGTCTTCCGGTCGGATGCGAATTCCTCGACCCCATCACCCCTCAGTACATTGCGGACCTGGTCAGCTACGGTGCCATCGGCGCACGAACCGCAGCCAGTCAGGTGCACCGGCAGCTGTGCAGCGCCTTGTCGATGCCCGTCGGAATCAAGAATTCGACCGAGGGTGATGTTCAGGTTGCCGTCGACGGAACCCGGGCGGCGGCGTCGAGTCACGTCTTCCCCGGAACGGACCTCGACGGTCATTCCGCGTTGATCAGAACCGTCGGTAATCCCGACTGCCATGTGATTCTGCGCGGCGGCACCGACGGTCCGAACTACGATGCGGGCACTGTCGCCGACACCATCGCGCGGCTCCGGAAGTCGAATCTTCCCGAGCGCGTGGTGATCGACGCGAGCCACGGCAACAGCCGAAAGGACCACAACAGGCAGGTCGATGTCGTGACGGACGTGTCGGCACGGCTCGCAGCAGGGGAGCAGGGGATTGTCGGTCTCATGTTGGAGAGCTTCATCGAAGCCGGCCGGCAGGATCTGACCCTCGGTCATGCGAACGAATTGACCTACGGTCAGTCGATCACCGACGCATGCCTGGACTGGGACACCACTGCGGCACAGCTCGACGCACTCGCAGCCGCAGTCACCGAACGCCGCGCGGGCGGAACTGCACGCTGA